The DNA region ACTTTTTTGCTATACCTGAATCAATTGAAATGTTGACAAGATTGGAAGCTGTTGGCGTTTCATTTGCCAATCAAAAGAAAAGCGGCGTAGCCGAGGGCGAAGATGTTTTACACGGACAAAGCTTTCTATTTACGGGTTCTTTAACCAAATTTAAAAGGAGTGAAGCGGAAACATTAGTTGAGTCTCGTGGTGGAAAAATATTAAGTGGTGTAAGTTCCAAATTGAATTATCTAGTAGTTGGTGAAGATGCGGGAAGTAAATTGGAAAAAGCCAAGAAACTCAATACCGTCAAGATCTTATCAGAGGATGAATTTTTAGCTATGACTCAATTATAGTCTTATAACAACTATTTGGCGTAACCAAGACGCCAATAGTTGTTGTTTAATAATTTATCCAAAGTTCTGAGTCCTTCATCTTCGTTGCGCTTAATGATATTTTTTAATAATACTTCGTGTAGACCATGAACTAAAGCAAAATGAGAAATATTTCCCTGATCTCTATTTTGAAAATATTCTCTTAATCTTATTGTAAAATATCGATATTGTTCTTCCAATATCTGATTGTGTGTCGCCTTTGCAATACCCACGTGAAATCGAATGTCCGCGTCTAATGCTTGTTGAAACCTACCTGCTAAAGTTGAATTTTTTCTATCCGTAAGCGCCTCTGTAATCTCGATAATATCATTGGCATTCCTATACTTAATAGCCTGTATTAAGATTTCTTTTTCTAGTAAATATCTTACATCATTCACTTCCTTTAATCGCAATCGATTCATACGAATATCATCCGTCACATTTCGCTCTATTTGCAAATTTACAAATGTGCCAGAGCCTCTTTTTACAGTCAGTATTCCTACATTTTCAAGTGTTTTTACAGCCTCTCTTATCGTAGATCTTCCAGCACCATATAATTTCATTAATTCGGGTTCCGTAGGGATTTTGTTTCCGGGCTTGTAAACTCCAAATGTCAAATCATCTTGTAATTTCTTTATTATTTTTTCGGTAAGCGTATTTTTTATAATCATTTAAGCAGAAATATGGTTTAAACATCTGATGAATTTAGAACTATTATTTATAGTTTGAGATTCATTTTAGAGCGTAAATAAACGAAAAAAAAGTTAATTGGTATGATGAATTGACGTTTATATGACAAATAAAAGACATTTGCAATTCTTTAACTTTTGGATCTCCTACTACATTTGCAACCGCCATACCTAACTGATCGTGGCAATATATTATCCTATATTCTTATACTCAATATGAAAAAAAAATTATTTCTTGTCTTTTGTAGTTTCTCTGCTATCGTTGCTTATGCGCAGAAAAATACTATAAAAGGAATTGTAAAAGACTCTGCCGATCAACACATATTGATCGGTGCCGTCGTTGAAAATGAAACAACCCATACTAAAAAACTAACTAATGCAGATGGGCATTTTTTGTTGAATGGACAACCTGGCGATAAGTTAAAAATAACATTCATAGGCTATTCTACTAAGGAGATAACTATAGAAAATAATCAACCTTTCTATGAAGTTTATTTGCCTACTAATAATGAATCTTTATCTGATGTAGTTGTTACTGGCGCTTTTGGACTAAAATATAGTGCTAAAGAAATGGGTGTTTCCGTGGCTACGGTTTCTGGTAAGTCTGTAAATAATACAAAAGTAATTAATCCTTTACAAGGGTTACAAGCTAAGGTTGCAGGACTTCAAATTAATATGTTTGATGCGAGTGTGAATCCTCAAGTGAGAGTTACCTTACGTGGTGCTCGTAATATTGATGATGGGAAAAATGAACCATTATTCGTAGTTGATGGAGTCCCTTTGCCTAGTATAACGCAGTACAATCCACAGTCTCAAGGATCCACTAGAGATGCCTCTGCAATTACCTCTCTTAACCCAAATGATATAGAAAGTATTACAGTATTAAAAGGTGCAAATGCCGCTGCCGTATATGGTTCTCAAGGTGTTAATGGTGTAATCATAGTAACTACTAAACACGGTTCTAAAGGTGCTGGAAGGATTAATTTTACACACTCCACTACATTCGATAAAGTAGGTTGGTTGCCAAAATTTCAAGAAGAATTTGGTGGCGGATGGAATGGCGTATATCAACCTTACGAAACAAGATCTTGGGGGGCGAAATATGATGGCTCAACAGTAAACGTAGGTCCAATATTACCAGATGGAACACAATGGCAATTAAAATATTCTCCCATCAAAAATCAAAAATCTCAATTTTTCAATACTGGTATTACCAATCAAGAAAGTCTTTCCCTCTCTGGTGGAGACGATAAATCTAGCTACTACCTTTCTGGACAATATGCCGATGTAGAAGGTGTGATTCCTCACGATAATAATAAGAAAACCAATTTTCGTTTTAGTGGCAGTCGTAAATTTGGCAAGTTATTGTCCTCTTATTCGGTTTCTTATTCACAAATGAATGTGAGTACGACGACGTCTGAGCCTTGGAATAATGTAAGGAATCTTCCATTATACATTCCTATTAAGGATTTAAAAGACTATAAAAATCCAACAAAGTATTATGCTCACCCAGAGTATTATTTTGCGAGTAATTCTATCAATCCATATTGGGGATTGGACAATATGCGTCAAGATGCAAGACAGGAAAATATCAATGGTAACGTTTCATTTGAATATCCAATTACATCTTGGTTTAAAGCTATTTACAGACTTGGTTTTACTTCTGTTAATTCTAAATTACATGCTTTTAATGCGAAAGTGGATAATTCTGCCATTCCATATACTTATTATGATGCGGATGGTAAACTACAAACATTAAAACTGACTAATGGAACTTTTGGTCCAAGGTTGAGTGCTGCGGGAAGTGTACAAGAAGGTACGACTTCTGATCAGCAATTAAATAGTGATTTGTTACTACAATTTACGAAGACATTTAAGAAGTTTAGTACTAGACTTTTATTAGGTCAAAATTATCAAGATCAAAAAAGTTCGGAAGGTAGTACTTCTGCAAGTGCTTTGAATATGCCTGAGGTGTACAATCTTTCCAATGCTGTAGGGAATTTATCAGGTAATTTTAATTCCTATCATCAACGTCGGTATTCCTTTTTTGGTGAATTTATGGTAGGTTATGATAATTATTTGTTCTTAACATTAAACGGACGTCAAGAGAATGTTTCCGTTTTAAGTCCAGATAATAGAAGTTATTTCTATCCTGGTGCGAACCTATCTTTTGTTTTTACGAATGCCTTTCCTGAATTGAAAAATTCAATACTATCTTATGGAAAAGTGTACGGATCTTGGAGTAAGACTGCCAATTCATTCGTTGATCCATATCGCTTACAAAATGTGTATTCTCAAGTTGCAGGATTTCCTTTTGGAAATCTAAATGGTACGCAAATAACTACAACGAATGCAAATCCTGATCTTAAACCTGAATTTGTTTATAGTTGGGAGACTGGTATGCAATTGGGATTTTGGAAAGATAGGATTCGTTTTGAAGCCACTTATGCGCATGCGGACTCAAGAGATCAAATTATGGAAATATCTTCTTCTGCAGCGAGCGGATTTCTTTCAACATTTACCAATGCTGCTAGGATGAGGAGTAAATCGATAGAACTAAATTTACAAGCGGATCTTATACGTAATGAAACTTGGTTATGGACCATTGGTGCCAATTATACGCACAATGATAATACAGTAGTAAGTATTGCAGGAAATGAGGCGATGATTAATCAATGGAAAGGTTTGTATATCGTGCCAGGACAAAGATATCCGACTTATGAAATGCCTGCATACGAAACAGATCCACAAGGAAGAACTGTAGTGAATGCAACCACAGGAATTCCAATACAGTCGTCCGAATTGAAAAATATGGGTACATCCCAACCTGTGCATATGTTGGGAGTAAATACATCTATTACCTATAAAAATATTACATTCTCTGCCTTGGTGGATGCTAGATGGGGAAGTAACTATTATACTGCAGCAGCAGAAAATACAACGGCTCAAGGTTTAGCACCTATCACATCATCTTATGATAGAGGTAAATTTATTTATCCAAATTCCGTCATTAAAAATGCGGATGGTACTTATTCTGAAAATACAACCGAAGCTACATCTGACTATAATTTCTGGAATACTTACAAGAGTGTGTTAAGTAATAACGTATTCAATGGTAAATATATTAAACTAAGAGAATTAAATATTACGTATAGTTTTCCTGCTAAATGGCTTGGTGGACAGACGATGATCAAAGGCGTGAGTGTCTCTGCCGTTGCTAGAAATTTAATTAATATAAGAGCGAAAGATAATATTTGGGGAGAACCTGAAAATATATATCAAAGTGGCGTTGGATTTAGTGGTTGGAGAACCTTGCCATCTACGCGCACTTATGGTTTTAGTGTAAGTGTTAATCTTTAATTCATACTCAATTAACTCACTTATTTATTCTACTATAATGAAAAATAAAATTATTTACACTGCAATATTGGGTAGTTTGCTATCACTTTCCTCTTGTGTAAAATCTTTGGATATAAATGATAATCCAAATGCAATATCTTCTTTTACCAATGATAATCAACTAGCAGGAACATTATTGACCTCTGCAAGATTAGAATCCACTACGTTGAATGAACTAGGGAGTTTTTGGGGTGGATATTGGGCTAAAGCGTCAGATATTGCAGGAACATCTTCTGGTGCAACACAGTCTAGTTTGGATATGACGGTTAATTACACGATTGTCAATTCATTTGCCAATAGCATTTGGGAAAATCAATATTTGACTATTTATAACTTTCAATTACTTTACAATCAAGCAAAAGAAGGCGCTCCCGCTTATGCAGGTATTGCCGACATTATTCAGGGAATGCATTATATGCAGATCGCAGATTATTATAATAATGTTCCATTTTCTAATTCATTAATTCCGACCAATACGACGCCTACTTACGATAAAGGTTTGGATGTATATGAAAATGCCATTAATAAAATATCAGAAGGGATTGACTTGATAAAAAGTGCTGGTAGTGTCAATATTCCTACAATTAGCGATATTTTGTTTAAAGGTGATATGAATAAATGGATTCAATTGGCCAATACGATCAAATTAAGAGGCTTGTTGCAACTGAGTAATGTCTCTGCGGCCTCTTCTTTTATAACTTCAGAAATCACAAAAATTACTCAAGAGGGTAGTGGATTCCTTACTACAGATGCGTTGTTAAATCCTGGATTTTCCAAAAATGCAAACCAACAAAATCCTTTTTGGGATACGTACTATATGAATTATTCTGGTAATATAACTACCATGTATAATGCAGTAAGACCTACGAAATTTTTAGTAGCCAAATACAATAGTTATAATGATCCAAGAGCAAAAAATATATATAATCTAATCACCAATGATATAGTTGGTGTGCAATTGGGTACGAGTTCTACAGATCAAACCTCTACAAAATCTAGTTCATTTAAAGTCGGAGGAGTTCTGAAATCGGCAACAGCTAGTGCTCTTTATTTTTCGGCTGCGGAAAGTTATTTTTTGCAATCAGAAGCAATTTACAGAGGCTGGATTACAGGTTCGTTATCTAGTTCTTTTAAATCTGCGATTAGTTCATCTATGAATTATATTGGCGTAAGTGCAGCTGATCAAAATTCTTATTTAAGTCAATCAATTTTAGATATTGATGCTAGTAGCGATAAGTTAGGGTTGTTGATTGATCAGAAATGGTTGGCACTGAATAGCATTGATGGACATGCGGCATTTAATGATTATAGACGACTTTCTTTACCCAAAGATTTACCTGGTTCTATTTCTTATGATGCTACAGGAAAATCACATCCGAATAGATTGTTATATCCAACATCCGAACAAAGCGTTAATAAAGCAAATGTGGATGCCGAGGGAAATATTGATCCTTTTACGAATAAAATATTCTGGCAATAATCAAAAAATTAAAGCAATTTTACAAAAGGAATGCATCAATCAATGCATTCCTTCATTTATTTTAATTAAGAATGAAAAATAAACTTTTTAGAAACATTCATCTTTATCTCGGTCTGATTTCCGGATTGATATTTTTTACCCAATGCATTACTGGATTATTGCTTGTTTTCCAAGATGAAATGGAAAATACCATGTACAAACATGAGCGTTTTGTTCAATCTAAAACGCAAATGTTGCCTTTGGCCCAATTGAGCAATACTGTACAATCAACGTATGCAGACAAGAAAATTAATTTGGTAAAAATGTACGCGGACGCAGATCGTTCTTACGAATTTACCCTTTCTCCAAAAGTAAATAAAGAAGAAAAATCGGTTGCGAAAAAGCCAGAAGGAGCAAAAGAGGATAAAAAGAAAAGCTCAGAAACTGCCTATGTAAATCCCTATACTGGTGAAATTTTAGCAATCAATAAGGGACATAAAGATAATTTTTTTGGAACTATATTGTCGATTCATCGAACTTTATTGGTAGATAAAATAGGAAAGACCATTTTGGGTATTTCGACATTATTTACTTTCGGAATTTTGATTACAGGAATTATTCTTTGGTGGCCAAAATCCAAGAAAGTACTAAAAACTAGGCTCAAAATAAAAACGGATGCGCATTGGAAAAGGGTAACTTTTGATTTGCATGTTGTTTTAGGATTTTATGCTTCTTTTTTCTTATTGATGATAGTCGTGACAAGTATGCCTTGGTCTTTTAAATGGGTAAATGATCATTTATACGTTTGGACAAATTCCTCTCCCAAAATGGCTGAAGCGCCAATCATTGCAAAAGACACTTCTCATGTAAAAGAGAAAAAAAATATGCTTTGGGATGTATATTTAGCCAATGCAAAAAAATATTATCCTAATGTTAAATATTGGCAGATATCCCTGCCAACGAAAAAACAAAATGTCGTAGCGATTACTGTTCCGAGTAGGGTGCCTTTACATAGCAATGCCTTTGATAATTTGTATTTGAATCCTAAAGACGGAGCGACCATTCAAGAAAATAGATATCAAGAAACGCCCGCTGGCTGGAAGATTAGACGGTATCTGAAGCCCTTGCATACATTTGCCATCGGCGGTATTCCTACAAAAATTTTGGGTTTTATATTTATGATTATTGCTGCAAGTTTTCCAATTACGGGTGTTATGATGTGGATCAATCGGCAACCCAAAAAGAAGAAAACCGCTTAGGCGTACAAACTAGCTTTTTGAAAAAAGCAAAAAAATGGATAACATTGCGGAACTTTTTATTAAAATTGAATAATCATGAGCGAAATTCTTGACATACACGCAAGACAAATTTTGGATAGCCGTGGCAATCCGACAGTTGAAGTTGATATCGTAACAGAGAGCGGTGCGTTTGGCCGTGCAGCAGTTCCTTCTGGAGCTTCTACAGGTGTTCATGAAGCAGTAGAATTACGTGACGGCGACAAAGCTGTTTACCAAGGTAAAGGCGTATTGAAAGCTGTAGAAAATATAAATGAAATCATCGCTAAAGAATTGAAAGGTTTTGAGGTGAGCGACCAAGTGGGATTGGATAGAGCTTTGTTGGCTTTAGATGGTACAGAAAATAAAGGAAAATTAGGCGCAAATGCATTATTGGCTGTTTCATTAGCTGCTGCAAAAGCTGCTGCGGAAGAAGCTGGTTTGCCTTTGTATCGTTATGTTGGTGGTGTGAATGCTACAACATTACCTATTCCATTAATGAACATTTTGAATGGTGGTGTTCACGCGGATAATAAAATTGATTTCCAAGAATTTATGATCGTTCCTCACGGTGCGTCTTCTTTTTCAGAAGCATTACGTTGGGGTACAGATGTTTTCCATACATTGAAAAGAGTATTGAAGAAAAAAGGTTTCAGTACCAATGTAGGTGACGAAGGTGGTTTTGCTCCTGATATGCAAAGCAACGAAGAAGCTATCCAAACTGTATTGGAAGCAATCACTGCTGCTGGATACAAACCAGGTGAACAAATCTCCATCGCTTTGGATGCAGCTAGCTCTGAAATGTTCAAAGATGGTAAATATGTATTCTATAAAAGTTCTAAAGAAGCTATTTCAGCAGATGAAATGGTCGCTTTCTGGACGGATTGGGTAAATAAATATCCTATCGTTTCTATCGAAGACGGTATGGCCGAAGATGATTGGGATGGTTGGAAAAAATTAACTGATGCAATTGGCGATAAAGTTCAATTGGTGGGTGATGATTTATTCGTAACGAATCCTTCTATCTTGGCTCGTGGTATCGAAAATGAAGTGGCTAATAGCATTTTGATTAAAGTAAACCAAATTGGTACTTTGACTGAAACTATCCAAGCGGTACAATTAGCACAAAGAAATAAATATACAACTATCATGAGTCACAGAAGTGGTGAGACTGAGGACACTACTATCGCTGACTTGGCGGTTGCATTGAATTGTGGTCAGATCAAAACAGGATCTGCTAGTCGTACAGATCGTATGGCAAAATACAACCAATTGATCCGTATCGAAGAACAATTAGGTTTGGATGGTGTATTTCCAAAAGATATCTTTTAAGAATTTAGATTAAAATCTCAAATAGATTTATTTTTAGACCTCTTCTTTAAACAGAAGAGGTTTTTTTATGGAAAATAAGGACAACTCGCAAGATAAAGACTACATCATCCCACTCCGATATCGCAAGATGGAAAATCTCCATATTGTCTTTTGGTTATTTAAAGATATTTCATGGTGCTTAACGATTAAATGGTTAGGCATTTTAATGATTATTCCTACTTTGGCTATTGCGATGGTCATTGCTTGGCGTACCAGACAATATATGAGCGAGTTGTGTCACAATCTGGCAATCACAGTATGGATTATGGCCAACAGTTATTGGATGCTAAGTGAATTTTTCGGTTTTGATACTAAAATTATTATTGGTAAGATTACGTATAAAGAATTGGCTTTGATTCCATTTTTTACTGGAGTATTGATTCTTGCATTTTATTATTTAATTTGGTATCCAAAACATAAAACCGACTATTGATAATTGCAAATAAATGAAAGTAATCTTTTACCTAATTGTTTTCTTTTTAAGTGTGCAGATTGCGCGTAGTCAAGTTTTTGGTGGTAATCCTTTCCACGTAAATTGGCATCAAGTGCACAATCCTTATGCGCGTATAATTTATCCTGATGGGCAAGATTCTGCGGCGCAATTGGTGTCTAATTTGATCCGTTGGCAAGGAAAATATGACACATCTACCATTGGTTCTATTTCAAAAAAAATTGATATTGTGCTCCAACCAGATGTCGTTTATTCCAATGGATATGTGCAATTGGGACCCTTTCGAAGTGAATTTTACTTGATGCCGTCGCTTTCGGGTTTTGAATTAGGTAGTCAAAATTGGACCTCTAATTTGGCTGTACATGAGTTCAGACACGTATTGCAATACAATAATTTCAATGTCGGTTTGTCCAAATTTGTAGGCAAAATTTTCGGACAAGATGGTCGTGATCTTGCCAATGCGATGAGTGTACCCAATTGGTTTTTTGAGGGTGATGCTGTGTATAATGAAACCAAACTAAGTGGACAGGGTAGAGGACGTTTACCATTGTTTATGAATGATTTTTATAGTTTGTATTTAGGTAAAAAGCACTATAATTATCAGCAATTACGTAATGGCTCTTATATCAAATATGTTCCCAATCATTATCCATTGGGATATTTGTTAGTAGGTTATGGTTATCAAAAATATGGAGAGGATTTTTGGAAAAATGTAACCAAAGACGCCGCAGCATACAAGCCTTTATTTTATCCTTTACAAAATGCAGTGAAAAAATATGCAGGTGTAGATTTTGATCAATTTGTACAAAATGCGTTTTCTTATTATCAATCGCAATGGGATTCTGTAATGCCTTCGGGACGATTTGTGCAAATGCAAAAAAAATGGCAAATTGATAATGCGCAATATCTTCAAAATGAAAATAACAACATTTTTTATGTAAAAACAAGTTACAAGCATTTGCCTAGTTTCTATACGATGGATTCTAATTTTCAAGAAATGAAAATCAAAGTACAATCCATTACCTATGACAATTATTTTTCTACCAATGGTAAACAAATCGTTTATGCTGCGCGCGTACCCAATATTCGCTGGGGCAATGTAGAATATTCCGATATAAAAGTTTTGGATATTGCTTCGAAAAAGGAAAAGTATTTGACTAAAAAGACGCGTTATTTTACGCCAGATATTGATAAGGAAGGAAACGAAATCGCTGCAGTATCTATCAATACGAATCAACAAAGTCAATTAGTTGTGTTGGATAATCATGGGAAAATATTGTCTAAGCATGATGCAGCTAAAAATCATATTTATAGTTTCCCAAAATTTTCCCCAATCGACCATTCCATATTTGTATTTGAAAGAGATTTTGATGGAAAAATGCGTTTGGTTCAATTTTCAGATGATTTGAAAACGGAAAAAGAATTGATTCCATTTGGTAATCGCATCATGGGATTTCCTTATTTTCAAAAAGAGAATTTTTTATTTACAGCAACGAGCGACGGAAAGGATGTTTTATTTTCCTACGATGTAAAGGATAAATCATCCAAACAAATATCGTCATTTCCAACGGGGATTTATGGTGGTGTGCAATGGAAAGATTCTGTTTTAGGTTCTGTTTTTACAGCGGATGGTTACCGATTGAGAATGATTCCTAAAGAAAGATATCCTACAACGAATTGGGCGAATGACACTTTCAAAATATTATATCTAAATGATTTTTCGGATAAATATAAAAATATAGTTGGCTTAGCTCAGGAAGATACTGCGACAGTTTCCAAATACGCCAGATTGACGCATCCATTTAATTTTCATAGTTTGCATCCAGAGTGGGATGATCCCAACTATACCTTATCCTACTATGGTAATAACGTTCTAAATACGGTACAATCTCAACTATACTATAACTATAATCGTACGGAAAAATTCAGTTCGCTTGGTGCGTCCGTTTATTATGGTGGCTGGTATGTAATGCCATTTATTGGTGTTAATACCAATATTAATCGACAAGTACGATATAATGATATTTCGGATACGATTTTTCGTTGGAATGATTATACCGCAAGTGCTGGACTGCAATTGCCACTCAATTTTTCCAGAGGAAGAATGTACAAATATTTGAATGTGAGCACGGTAATCAACTATAATCAAGTGGCGTGGAATGGTATCGCCAAAAATTATCTCAATAATCGTTCTTTCTATTATTTGAATAATACGATCAGTTTTCAGAGTTATAGTCAACAAGCTACACAAAATATTTATCCAAGATTGGGATATGTTGTATCGGCCAATTATCGCTCTGGCTTGAATCTAAAAAGTTATCAATGGGTATTTAATTCTTCTTTGTATTTGCCAGGTTTGATGACTAATCATAATTTGGTGGTAAATGCTGCCTATTCGCTGAGAGATACGCTAGGTAATTATTTATTTAGTAATATATTTCCGTTTTCTAGAGGTTATCAAGTTGTCAATTTTCCAAGAATGTGGAAGGTGTCTGGTAATTATCATTTACCCTTATTTTATCCAGATTGGGGATATAAAAATATCGTGTATTTCCAACGAATCCGAGGCAATCTATTCTATGACTATACAGAAGTGAAAAGTTTGCGAACAAAATATGTTTATCATTTTCGTACTATTGGAAGTGAAATTTATTTCGATACAAAATGGTGGAATCAAGAAGCAGTAACTTTCGGAATTCGATATTCTTACATGCAAGATCACAAATTGTTAGGGACCGGTCCGAGTCGTTGGGAAATTATTTTACCTATAAATTTATTTGATTAAAATATTACGATAAATCAAATTGGACTAAAATAATATGCCATTTTTAGCCAAAAATTAAGTATATTTCCACCTAATCGAATTTAAATTGCTAGGTTAATAATGGAACTATACTATTCTTTTTCTGTACTCATTGTAGTCGCTTCTTTTTTCGCATATCTCAATTATCGCTTTTTAAAATTGCCAGCGACGATTGGTATCATGGTGATTGCGATGATTGTCTCTTTAGTGATGGCAACGCTTGGAGATCGTTTTTTTCCAAAAACTTTTTTTAAGTTCTTCAATTTGGTAAACCAATTTGATTTTACGGAAGTTTTGATGGGAGCGATGCTTAATTTTTTGCTATTTGCAGGAGGTATTCATGTCAATATTAATAATCTAAAAGCGGAAAAAGGGCCGATCATGATTTTCTCAACGGTGAGTGTGATTATTTCGGCATTTGTCGTAGCGTATATTGTTTATTATGTGTTTCCGTTGATTGGTTTGCATATACCATTTATC from Rhizosphaericola mali includes:
- the eno gene encoding phosphopyruvate hydratase, translating into MSEILDIHARQILDSRGNPTVEVDIVTESGAFGRAAVPSGASTGVHEAVELRDGDKAVYQGKGVLKAVENINEIIAKELKGFEVSDQVGLDRALLALDGTENKGKLGANALLAVSLAAAKAAAEEAGLPLYRYVGGVNATTLPIPLMNILNGGVHADNKIDFQEFMIVPHGASSFSEALRWGTDVFHTLKRVLKKKGFSTNVGDEGGFAPDMQSNEEAIQTVLEAITAAGYKPGEQISIALDAASSEMFKDGKYVFYKSSKEAISADEMVAFWTDWVNKYPIVSIEDGMAEDDWDGWKKLTDAIGDKVQLVGDDLFVTNPSILARGIENEVANSILIKVNQIGTLTETIQAVQLAQRNKYTTIMSHRSGETEDTTIADLAVALNCGQIKTGSASRTDRMAKYNQLIRIEEQLGLDGVFPKDIF
- a CDS encoding FadR/GntR family transcriptional regulator, whose translation is MIIKNTLTEKIIKKLQDDLTFGVYKPGNKIPTEPELMKLYGAGRSTIREAVKTLENVGILTVKRGSGTFVNLQIERNVTDDIRMNRLRLKEVNDVRYLLEKEILIQAIKYRNANDIIEITEALTDRKNSTLAGRFQQALDADIRFHVGIAKATHNQILEEQYRYFTIRLREYFQNRDQGNISHFALVHGLHEVLLKNIIKRNEDEGLRTLDKLLNNNYWRLGYAK
- a CDS encoding SusD/RagB family nutrient-binding outer membrane lipoprotein, yielding MKNKIIYTAILGSLLSLSSCVKSLDINDNPNAISSFTNDNQLAGTLLTSARLESTTLNELGSFWGGYWAKASDIAGTSSGATQSSLDMTVNYTIVNSFANSIWENQYLTIYNFQLLYNQAKEGAPAYAGIADIIQGMHYMQIADYYNNVPFSNSLIPTNTTPTYDKGLDVYENAINKISEGIDLIKSAGSVNIPTISDILFKGDMNKWIQLANTIKLRGLLQLSNVSAASSFITSEITKITQEGSGFLTTDALLNPGFSKNANQQNPFWDTYYMNYSGNITTMYNAVRPTKFLVAKYNSYNDPRAKNIYNLITNDIVGVQLGTSSTDQTSTKSSSFKVGGVLKSATASALYFSAAESYFLQSEAIYRGWITGSLSSSFKSAISSSMNYIGVSAADQNSYLSQSILDIDASSDKLGLLIDQKWLALNSIDGHAAFNDYRRLSLPKDLPGSISYDATGKSHPNRLLYPTSEQSVNKANVDAEGNIDPFTNKIFWQ
- a CDS encoding PepSY-associated TM helix domain-containing protein — its product is MKNKLFRNIHLYLGLISGLIFFTQCITGLLLVFQDEMENTMYKHERFVQSKTQMLPLAQLSNTVQSTYADKKINLVKMYADADRSYEFTLSPKVNKEEKSVAKKPEGAKEDKKKSSETAYVNPYTGEILAINKGHKDNFFGTILSIHRTLLVDKIGKTILGISTLFTFGILITGIILWWPKSKKVLKTRLKIKTDAHWKRVTFDLHVVLGFYASFFLLMIVVTSMPWSFKWVNDHLYVWTNSSPKMAEAPIIAKDTSHVKEKKNMLWDVYLANAKKYYPNVKYWQISLPTKKQNVVAITVPSRVPLHSNAFDNLYLNPKDGATIQENRYQETPAGWKIRRYLKPLHTFAIGGIPTKILGFIFMIIAASFPITGVMMWINRQPKKKKTA
- a CDS encoding SusC/RagA family TonB-linked outer membrane protein gives rise to the protein MKKKLFLVFCSFSAIVAYAQKNTIKGIVKDSADQHILIGAVVENETTHTKKLTNADGHFLLNGQPGDKLKITFIGYSTKEITIENNQPFYEVYLPTNNESLSDVVVTGAFGLKYSAKEMGVSVATVSGKSVNNTKVINPLQGLQAKVAGLQINMFDASVNPQVRVTLRGARNIDDGKNEPLFVVDGVPLPSITQYNPQSQGSTRDASAITSLNPNDIESITVLKGANAAAVYGSQGVNGVIIVTTKHGSKGAGRINFTHSTTFDKVGWLPKFQEEFGGGWNGVYQPYETRSWGAKYDGSTVNVGPILPDGTQWQLKYSPIKNQKSQFFNTGITNQESLSLSGGDDKSSYYLSGQYADVEGVIPHDNNKKTNFRFSGSRKFGKLLSSYSVSYSQMNVSTTTSEPWNNVRNLPLYIPIKDLKDYKNPTKYYAHPEYYFASNSINPYWGLDNMRQDARQENINGNVSFEYPITSWFKAIYRLGFTSVNSKLHAFNAKVDNSAIPYTYYDADGKLQTLKLTNGTFGPRLSAAGSVQEGTTSDQQLNSDLLLQFTKTFKKFSTRLLLGQNYQDQKSSEGSTSASALNMPEVYNLSNAVGNLSGNFNSYHQRRYSFFGEFMVGYDNYLFLTLNGRQENVSVLSPDNRSYFYPGANLSFVFTNAFPELKNSILSYGKVYGSWSKTANSFVDPYRLQNVYSQVAGFPFGNLNGTQITTTNANPDLKPEFVYSWETGMQLGFWKDRIRFEATYAHADSRDQIMEISSSAASGFLSTFTNAARMRSKSIELNLQADLIRNETWLWTIGANYTHNDNTVVSIAGNEAMINQWKGLYIVPGQRYPTYEMPAYETDPQGRTVVNATTGIPIQSSELKNMGTSQPVHMLGVNTSITYKNITFSALVDARWGSNYYTAAAENTTAQGLAPITSSYDRGKFIYPNSVIKNADGTYSENTTEATSDYNFWNTYKSVLSNNVFNGKYIKLRELNITYSFPAKWLGGQTMIKGVSVSAVARNLINIRAKDNIWGEPENIYQSGVGFSGWRTLPSTRTYGFSVSVNL